In Kiritimatiellia bacterium, the genomic stretch CAAGGCGGATTATGACGCGCAAATGGCCCGCTTGGCGGAGGAAACCCAGAACATGATGAACAAGGCGGTCAAGGAGGCGCAGGCCGTTCATGATGAAATCGTGAACGGCGCCATGGAGCAGAGCCGCATCATCCTGGCGCGGGCCCAGGAGCATATTGAGCTTGAAAAACA encodes the following:
- a CDS encoding ATP synthase F0 subunit B, giving the protein KADYDAQMARLAEETQNMMNKAVKEAQAVHDEIVNGAMEQSRIILARAQEHIELEKQKAVKDLRQQVMEISLLVAEKAIGGTINRDLQRRLVDQLFTQVEAKN